The genomic interval ATAACTGCATGAATTCCTTTGTCCTCGAATTCAATTGATGTATATGATCCGTATCTGATAAGTGCATTTTTTAAAAGCTGTTTAGCTAAAACAACTCTATCATCTAAATTACTTTCAGTAGTTCCAGTTGCATATTGAATAATTTCAGCAACTTGTGGAAAATTTTTATATACTCTGTTTTTAATCATAGAAATAAAAGCTTTATTTAACTGCTCAACAGTTAAACTTGAAAGTGCTAAATAATATATATTTAATTTTTCTTTAGTCATTTCTTCAGTAGGAAAATAATCTAAAAATGGTTGAAATACTGTGTTAAATTCTTGATTAGTCATTAGAATCCATACCTCGCTTTCATTTGTTCAATGTAATCATCGTCAACTTTTAAATGGCTTGTGTCCTTACTTTCAGCAATTTTATTTTCATTTTTATTATTAAAAACTTTAGATTTTTTATGTTTCTCTATCCATTCAGGCTCTAATCCTTGCCATTCTTTCTCTTGTGCAATTTTTATAGCTTCATCTAAGCTAAAATAATCAGGAAAATCTCTAATTATTTTTTGTATAGGTACTATTGTTTTTATTGCCTTTTTTATAGATTTTCTGTACTCTACATACTTAAATAGAAGCTGTTTATAATCATCATTTAAATTTAAATTATTGATATAAGTTTCAACTTCATTTTTTGATTTTTCTTTTTTTATATTTTTTTCTTTTAATATTCTACTTGTATTATTAATACTTGTATTATTATCCTCACGATTTTTCGTGATAGGGGTATCATTATTTTTCGTGATAGGGTCTACTTCTTTTTCGTGATAGGTATCATTATTTTTCGTGATAGGGTCAGTTATAAAGATCCTTCTTTCTTTTATATTTTTAGTTCTAGGTTCATATATTAATTTTGTTTTTATATATCCTGCTTTTTCTAAATCACTTATCCATAAACTAACTGTATTTTTACTAACTTCATATAGTTCTGCAAAATAAGAATTTGTTGCATTACAATAACCATTTTTATTAGATAATGCAGTTAATTCTGAATACATTATTTTTTCCATAGGTTTTAAATTTTTATCATATCTTACATTAGCTGGTAATATTCCATAATATGCTGGTGCTTCCATATAAATAACCTCCTGTATATTTGGAGAGCCTGTCCTAACTCTCTTTTATTAATTCAATTAGTAAGGACTACCCAGAGCTTGACAGGCTATGAATAGCCCCCACTAATTCAATTAATAAATTTACTTACAACTTTTCGCACGATTCAATACACGATTAACTAGAAAATTACTAGATACTTTTTATAATTTATATCCTACATCTTTATCAACTAGTATTTCACAAGAACAGCCCTTGCTAGATAGAGATGTAAGATAATTAGTTTTTCCCATTCATAAAACTAATAAAATTTATAGTTACAAATTGACGAAACTGTAACGGTACGGCTAGCTTTAAAATTCAGATATTTCTATCCTATAAATTCCGAGTCTAACACTCCAACCACTAGCTTGTTTACACCCTAGAATGTTAAATCTGTAAGTGATAAAACATAAGATTCTAAGCCTAAAGCCTACCCCATTCTGGGACTCAGTTTTATCTGCTAGCTAAGCCTTACATAAATAGCACTAATGAGGGGAGTTAAAACAATTAGAAATCGTTTTAATATTAGTGCTATATATCTAAGATTTAGATAATCCTTACACAGAAACACACAAGGTAAAGGAGGACGTCAAAGAAATTTAATTCGGGTATCAAAAAACCCTTGAGTGTATTTGTCTAAGGACTAGCCTTAGATTTTAAGTTGATAATTAACAACTTAATTTATAAAAAAATTATATAATTGACAGTAATTTATATAATTCATCTAGAACTTTTTGATTTTCTTTTTTACATTCTCTGTATAGATATTGTCTACTTCTTCCATCTTTTCTAGCTAAAACAGTGAAAGAAATATTTTTATCAATCATTCTTTTTTTTAATTCGATAAAGCTTTTCATTTTATCACCTCTAACATATTATAATATTTTAGTTGTTAAATGTCAACTGATATTTAAAAAAAAATAAAACCACTAATAAAAGTGGTTTATTTTCTTATTTATATCTCTGTATTATTAGTTAATTCATCTATTTTTTCTAAAACTGTTGTATAACTATTATTATCCACAAAATCTAAGTAGTCCTCTAATTTCATATTAATATTTAATTTATTTAATGAATTTGCTAATACTTTCTTGATTTCCTTAGTTGGTTTATATTGATGGAGTACAATAGTTGAAAGTCTTAAAGCTTCATAATAATTTTGATTTTTTTCTTCTGCTTTTGCCATCAATTTAAAGAATTTATCTTCATCTATAAAATAAGATATAGAATATTTTGATAATTCATTAAATAGAGTTTTTATTTCTTCCATATCATCTTTTAATGTTCGACAATCATTAACTTCTAACATTAAGTCAACTGCTTCTACTTTTTTTAATAATTTTTTTAGTTTATTTCTTATGATTTGATTTTCATTTTCTATTAATTCTAATTCATAATCTATTCTTTTTTCTTCTTTTCCTAATTGAATGAAAAATACATATAAAAAAATAGGTATTGTAATTATAAAGCTTTTAATTCCTTGAAAAATAATACCTAAAATAATAAATATTATACTTAAATAAAAAAAATTTTTATTAGCATCTTTAGGAACTTTACCAGTAAAATTATAGTTGTCAATTGTTAATACTGAATTACTTTCATCTTGAAAATCAGAAGCTATATCTTTTTTATTTCCACTTAAATTTTTACTGTATCTTATACCAGTACCAGGGATACTTGTTGTTACTCTAGTACCATTTTTACCAAAATTTAAAGTAGCTCCAGGACCACCAACAGATGTAGAAATTCCATTTTTGCTAAAATTCAAATATAATCCTTTCATAATTTTTAATCTTTTTCTAAATGAAAATCCCATAAAACTCCCCTCCTAAAATTTTTACAAAGGTTTTCTTGTTGAAACTATTTTTATAACTCTACCATTAATTTTTAAATATTCTTGTTTTTCTTCACTGATTAAAATATCGTCATAATCTGTATTATCACTTTTTAAAATAACTATTCTTGTATTTTCATCTATAACTATTCTTTTAATAAAACTTTCATCATCATAAGTTACAACATATATTTTATTTTTTTGATATGCTGTATCATTGGGATCAACCAATGCAAACTCTCCCTCTATAATAGTTGGCTCCATACTATTGCCCTCTATTTTAACAAAAAAGCAATCATTTGGAAAGTCTTCATCTAATATTGGCATTTTATATATTTCTTGTTCTAAATTTAGATACCCATTTCCAGCACTTGCTTTGCCATATACAGGAAAATAAACTATTTTTCTCATTGAATTTTTAATTTCAAAACTTTCTTTTTTTGTATGTATTTCTATGTCATCATCTAAAAAGCCTACCATTTTAAATAATTCAATAACATCTAGTTTTAAAGCTTTTGCTAGTTTTTTTAAATAAATAGGATTAAGTTTTCTTTTCTTACCATTTTCTATCCTTGAAAGATCTGACTTGTCTATGTCTGTTTTTATCAACATTTGATTAGTGCTATATCCTAACTCTTCTCTTCTATTTTTTAAAAAATTCCCAATTTCTATAGCTTTTTCTTCTGTTAATTCATAATCTCTTTCTTTCATAGTGAAAACTCCTTTTTTCTTATATTTTAATACTTCCGTTGACATTTGACAACAAAAATAAAAAAATAATTAAAAAAACAGTTGACATTTGACAACTAACATATTATAATAACTATATAGAAATTAAGAAAACAAATTTTTTTTAAATATTAAGTTGTTAATTGTCAACTTAATTGAAAACGGAGGGGAATATGAAAATAAGAGAAATAAGAAAAATAAATACATTTAGAGTTATAGGAGTTCCTATAACTCTAAACGGAGAAACTTACTCAGTGTGGGCTAGAATACCTAGTCCAGCACTAATAGGAAGATGGGCAACTTTTAGCAAAAAAGAAACTCTTGATTTAAGAGTTTCAGACTTCCCACAATACGAAAGTGGAGAAGGGTGGGCAGAATAATGAAATTAAAAGAAGCATTAGAAAGATTAGATCAAGAGTTGTTTAACATAAATTATAACTTCAATTCTCAATATTGGGAATTAGTTATATTTACTCAAAATTATGACATAAAAGCTGAGTATAAAGAAAAATTCTTAGTTGATATATTAAAAGAACATTTTAAAGAAAAAATAGATTTTGATAATTGCAAGGAAGCGTATTATCAAGATGGATATAGAAATCTAAGTCTTAACTATGATAATACAGATTTTTCAGACAATTTTATAACTCTATCTTTAAATGACAGATATGAAGATCAGCACCAAAGAATTTTAAGATTAAAAGATGTAGAGGATCTAGCTGAAAAGCTAGAAAACTTAAATAACTTATTTACAGATTATGAAATTAATTTGACTGAAATATTTAAGGAGGCTAGATATTATGGCTTATATAGATAAAACAATAGGAGAATTAATAATTAAAAGAGTATACGAATTTGTTACTGATACCAATAAACATTATGGTGAAGTTATAAAAAAATACGCAGAATTAAATGCAGATCCGAGTTTCTTAATAGGAGTTAAGGAAGGACAAACAGGAGTTTTAAAAACTTTAATAAAAGAAATTAGAGAGTTGGAGGAGGAATAAAATGAAAGATTTATATTTTATATCAGAAGAAACAAAAATAATATTTGCTCTAGTAGAGCTAGATGGTAAAGCTCAATTAAATCTGCTAGGTGTTGATTATTATCATTATGCAGTAATTGAAGCTGGACAAAAATGGTATTACGAAACAAAGGATATTTTAGAAAAATCTAATCATCCAAAAGCTAAAGAAGCTATGAAACAATTAGAAAAGATTTTTAAAGGAATGGGACATCCAAACATTAAAAAATAAGGGAGGGTAAAGATGTTAAAAGGAACTATTTTAGATAAATATTGGGATAAAGAAGAACTAAAAGGGCTTTCATTAAAGAGAGCCCTAGCAATAATACAAGTCTTAGAGATGTGGGAGGGGAATATTGAATGATGATAAAAGATAATTATGCTCAAGCTTCTATTAAGGAAGTTTTGAGATATAAATTGAATTGGTTATATAAATTATATTTAAAATACGTTGAATTGTATGATTTCGACAATTTAATCTAGGAGGATAAAAATGAATATATATGAAAAACTTTTGAAGGTGCAAGTTGAGTTAAAAGCACCTAAGGGGCAATATAACAGTTTTGGTAAATACAAGTATAGAAGTTGCGAGGATATCCTTGAAGCTTTAAAACCTGTGTTAGACAAGTTAAAACTAACATTATTTATAAGTGATGAAATAGTTGAGGTTGGTGGAAGTTATAAAACAATTAAAAAAGATGAAACAGTTGAAAGTGAAGGAAGAAAATATGTAAAAGCTACAATTACTCTTGTAAATATAGAAAAGCCTGATGAAATTATAAAAATATCAGCACTTGCAAGAGAAGAAGAAACAAAAAAGGGACAAGATGGTTCGCAAATTACAGGGACTAGTTCAAGTTATGCAAGAAAATATGCTCTAAATGGCTTATTTTTAATAGATGATACTAAAGATAATGATACATCAGATTCTAAAATAGAAAGAGGTAATCGTGCAGAGGAAGAAAGAAAAAAAGTTGAAGAATATTTGAATAGTAGACCTGGAATGATTGAAAGATTAAAAGAAAATCTTTCAAGTGATAAATTAGAAAAAGTATTAAAAGCTTACAAGGTTGAAGAAATTTGGCAAATGTCAGATGAACAATTAAAAGAAGCTTGTGAAAAAATATTTAAAAAATAGGAGGATATCATGAATATAGTTATTTTAAAAGGTAGGCTTACTAAAAGTCCTACCTTACTATTTAGCAAGTCAGGTACAGGTTATACAATTATTAATGTAGCAGTTGATAGGTATAGTAAAGATAAAGATAGTAATGCTGATTTTATAAATTGCACAGCATTTGGCAAAACAGCTGAGTTAATAGCTGATAAGTTTAAAAAAGGTCAAGAGATATTGATACAAGGTAATTTGAAAGTAGATGTTTTTGA from Fusobacterium pseudoperiodonticum carries:
- a CDS encoding DUF6475 domain-containing protein, producing the protein MTNQEFNTVFQPFLDYFPTEEMTKEKLNIYYLALSSLTVEQLNKAFISMIKNRVYKNFPQVAEIIQYATGTTESNLDDRVVLAKQLLKNALIRYGSYTSIEFEDKGIHAVIDSLDGWQNVCSMSTEDLDKFLTFEFAKVYKAYTRNNYEVSKHYLGYFDVTNGTQTINKIGYKDMGKTLTLVTPNTQKIEHKRDIESDKKGIKQIKEVVKEIGGYYEY
- a CDS encoding helix-turn-helix domain-containing protein, encoding MEAPAYYGILPANVRYDKNLKPMEKIMYSELTALSNKNGYCNATNSYFAELYEVSKNTVSLWISDLEKAGYIKTKLIYEPRTKNIKERRIFITDPITKNNDTYHEKEVDPITKNNDTPITKNREDNNTSINNTSRILKEKNIKKEKSKNEVETYINNLNLNDDYKQLLFKYVEYRKSIKKAIKTIVPIQKIIRDFPDYFSLDEAIKIAQEKEWQGLEPEWIEKHKKSKVFNNKNENKIAESKDTSHLKVDDDYIEQMKARYGF
- a CDS encoding DUF4236 domain-containing protein; translated protein: MGFSFRKRLKIMKGLYLNFSKNGISTSVGGPGATLNFGKNGTRVTTSIPGTGIRYSKNLSGNKKDIASDFQDESNSVLTIDNYNFTGKVPKDANKNFFYLSIIFIILGIIFQGIKSFIITIPIFLYVFFIQLGKEEKRIDYELELIENENQIIRNKLKKLLKKVEAVDLMLEVNDCRTLKDDMEEIKTLFNELSKYSISYFIDEDKFFKLMAKAEEKNQNYYEALRLSTIVLHQYKPTKEIKKVLANSLNKLNINMKLEDYLDFVDNNSYTTVLEKIDELTNNTEI
- a CDS encoding S24 family peptidase; amino-acid sequence: MKERDYELTEEKAIEIGNFLKNRREELGYSTNQMLIKTDIDKSDLSRIENGKKRKLNPIYLKKLAKALKLDVIELFKMVGFLDDDIEIHTKKESFEIKNSMRKIVYFPVYGKASAGNGYLNLEQEIYKMPILDEDFPNDCFFVKIEGNSMEPTIIEGEFALVDPNDTAYQKNKIYVVTYDDESFIKRIVIDENTRIVILKSDNTDYDDILISEEKQEYLKINGRVIKIVSTRKPL
- a CDS encoding ERF family protein, giving the protein MNIYEKLLKVQVELKAPKGQYNSFGKYKYRSCEDILEALKPVLDKLKLTLFISDEIVEVGGSYKTIKKDETVESEGRKYVKATITLVNIEKPDEIIKISALAREEETKKGQDGSQITGTSSSYARKYALNGLFLIDDTKDNDTSDSKIERGNRAEEERKKVEEYLNSRPGMIERLKENLSSDKLEKVLKAYKVEEIWQMSDEQLKEACEKIFKK
- a CDS encoding single-stranded DNA-binding protein translates to MNIVILKGRLTKSPTLLFSKSGTGYTIINVAVDRYSKDKDSNADFINCTAFGKTAELIADKFKKGQEILIQGNLKVDVFEKDDKREYKTSVLIERVEFCGSKKENTETKEEAQDNEEFPW